Proteins found in one Odocoileus virginianus isolate 20LAN1187 ecotype Illinois chromosome 10, Ovbor_1.2, whole genome shotgun sequence genomic segment:
- the APLNR gene encoding apelin receptor: MEDGGEYDGYYGADNQSECEYADWPPSGALIPAIYMVVFVLGTAGNGLVLWTVFRSGRDRRRAADVFIASLAVADLTFVVTLPLWATYTYRDYDWPFGAFACKVSSYLIFVNMYASVFCLTGLSLDRYLAIVRPVANARLRPRVGGALATGGLWALAGLLALPVLVFRATGAVLQAENATRVQCYMDYSLVAGPDAEWAWEVGLGVSSTALGFAGPFAVMLTCYFCIGRTVAGHFGKERARGLRKRRRLLAIIAVLVLTFALCWLPYHLVKTLYVLGSLLRWPCAFDLFLMNVFPYCTCISYVNSCLNPFLYAFFDPRFRQACASVLCWGRRGCGGGWRAGGGGGGGGGRGGGGGDKSASSSSSASSGQSQGPGPGGAGKGGEPTPEKSIPYSQETLVVD; encoded by the coding sequence ATGGAAGACGGTGGCGAGTACGACGGCTACTATGGGGCGGACAACCAGTCTGAGTGTGAGTACGCCGACTGGCCGCCCTCCGGCGCCCTCATCCCCGCCATCTACATGGTGGTCTTCGTCCTGGGCACGGCGGGCAACGGCCTGGTGCTCTGGACCGTCTTCCGCAGCGGCCGCGACCGGCGGCGGGCGGCCGACGTCTTCATCGCCAGCCTGGCGGTGGCCGACCTCACCTTCGTGGTGACCCTGCCGCTCTGGGCCACCTACACCTACCGGGACTACGACTGGCCCTTCGGGGCCTTCGCCTGCAAGGTCAGCAGCTATCTCATCTTCGTCAACATGTACGCCAGCGTCTTCTGCCTCACCGGCCTCAGCCTGGACCGCTACCTGGCCATCGTGAGGCCGGTGGCCAACGCGCGGCTGCGGCCGCGGGTCGGCGGCGCCCTGGCCACGGGCGGCCTGTGGGCGCTGGCCGGCCTGCTGGCCCTGCCCGTTCTGGTCTTCCGCGCCACGGGCGCCGTGCTGCAGGCGGAGAACGCCACCAGGGTGCAGTGCTACATGGACTACTCGCTGGTGGCCGGCCCCGACGCCGAGTGGGCCTGGGAGGTGGGCCTGGGCGTCTCGTCCACCGCGCTGGGCTTCGCGGGGCCCTTCGCCGTCATGCTGACCTGCTACTTCTGCATCGGCCGCACGGTGGCCGGCCACTTCGGCAAGGAGCGCGCGCGGGGCCTGCGCAAGCGCCGGCGGCTGCTGGCCATCATCGCCGTGCTGGTGCTGACCTTCGCGCTGTGCTGGCTGCCCTACCACCTGGTCAAGACGCTCTACGTGCTGGGCAGCCTGCTGCGCTGGCCCTGCGCCTTCGACCTCTTCCTCATGAACGTCTTCCCCTACTGCACCTGCATCAGCTACGTCAACAGCTGCCTCAACCCCTTCCTCTACGCCTTCTTCGACCCCCGCTTCCGCCAGGCCTGCGCCTCGGTGCTCTGCTGGGGCCGCCGGGGCTGCGGCGGCGGCTGgcgcgcgggcggcggcggcggcggcggcggcggccggggcggcggcggcggggacaAGTcggccagctcctcctcctcggcGTCGTCGGGGCAGAGCCAGGGCCCCGGGCCGGGCGGCGCGGGGAAGGGCGGGGAGCCGACGCCGGAGAAGTCCATCCCCTACAGCCAGGAGACCCTCGTGGTGGACTAG